Proteins from a single region of Scleropages formosus chromosome 24, fSclFor1.1, whole genome shotgun sequence:
- the mapk8b gene encoding mitogen-activated protein kinase 8 isoform X2 — MNRNKREKEFYSLDVGDSTFTVLKRYQNLRPIGSGAQGIVCSAYDHNLERNVAIKKLSRPFQNQTHAKRAYRELVLMKCVNHKNIIGLLNVFTPQKTLEEFQDVYLVMELMDANLCQVIQMELDHERLSYLLYQMLCGIKHLHSAGIIHRDLKPSNIVVKSDCTLKILDFGLARTAATGLLMTPYVVTRYYRAPEVILGMGYQANVDIWSVGCIMAEMVRHKILFPGRDYIDQWNKVIEQLGTPSQEFLMKLNQSVRTYVENRPRYAGYSFEKLFPDVLFPPDSEHSKLKASQARDLLSKMLVIDASKRISVEEALQHPYINVWYDPAEVEAPPPLISDQKLEEREHTVEEWKELIYKEVLDWEERTKSNVIRGQPTPLGAAVINGSQPSSSSSSSANDVSSMSTDATLASDTDNSLEASAGALGCCR; from the exons ATGAATCGAAATAAGCGAGAAAAGGAGTTCTACAGTTTGGACGTCGGTGACTCAACTTTTACCGTCTTGAAACGCTATCAGAACTTAAGGCCCATTGGCTCAGGGGCACAAGGAATTGTTTG CTCAGCGTACGACCACAACCTCGAGCGAAACGTGGCGATTAAAAAGCTCAGCCGTCCGTTCCAGAATCAGACCCATGCCAAGAGAGCGTACCGAGAGCTCGTGCTCATGAAGTGCGTCAACCACAAAAAC ATAATTGGCTTATTGAATGTATTCACACCACAGAAAACCCTTGAGGAATTCCAAGATGT GTACCTCGTGATGGAGTTGATGGATGCCAACCTCTGCCAGGTGATCCAGATGGAACTGGACCACGAGCGGTTGTCCTATCTGCTGTACCAGATGCTTTGTGGGATCAAGCATCTTCACTCAGCTGGGATCATCCACAGG GATCTGAAGCCCAGTAACATTGTGGTGAAGTCCGACTGCACCCTGAAGATCCTGGACTTTGGCTTGGCGAGGACAGCGGCCACAGGGCTTCTCATGACCCCCTACGTGGTGACGCGCTACTACCGTGCCCCCGAGGTCATCCTCGGGATGGGTTACCAAGCCAACG TGGACATTTGGTCTGTGGGCTGCATTATGGCAGAAATGGTTCGCCACAAAATCCTCTTTCCAGGAAGGGACT ACATTGACCAGTGGAACAAGGTGATTGAGCAGCTGGGCACTCCGTCTCAGGAATTCCTCATGAAGCTCAACCAGTCGGTGCGAACCTATGTGGAGAACAGGCCACGTTACGCGGGCTACAGCTTCGAGAAGCTCTTCCCGGACGTGCTGTTTCCCCCAGACTCGGAGCACAGTAAGCTAAAAG CAAGCCAAGCTAGGGACCTCTTGTCCAAAATGCTGGTCATTGATGCATCCAAGCGGATATCTGTAGAGGAGGCCCTCCAGCACCCTTACATCAATGTGTGGTATGACCCGGCTGAGGTGGAAGCG CCCCCGCCACTCATTAGCGACCAGAAGCTGGAAGAGAGGGAGCACACGGTGGAGGAGTGGAAAG AGCTCATATACAAGGAGGTCCTGGACTGGGAGGAGAGGACCAAGAGCAATGTGATCCGAGGACAGCCGACGCCGTTAG GTGCCGCAGTGATCAATGGCTCCCAgccctcatcatcatcatcctcgtCCGCCAATGATGTGTCCTCCATGTCCACCGATGCCACTCTTGCTTCTGACACGGACAACAGCCTGGAGGCCTCAGCTGGAGCCCTGGGCTGCTGCAGATGA
- the mapk8b gene encoding mitogen-activated protein kinase 8 isoform X1 — MNRNKREKEFYSLDVGDSTFTVLKRYQNLRPIGSGAQGIVCSAYDHNLERNVAIKKLSRPFQNQTHAKRAYRELVLMKCVNHKNIIGLLNVFTPQKTLEEFQDVYLVMELMDANLCQVIQMELDHERLSYLLYQMLCGIKHLHSAGIIHRDLKPSNIVVKSDCTLKILDFGLARTAATGLLMTPYVVTRYYRAPEVILGMGYQANVDVWSVGCIMAEMVRGSVLFPGTDHIDQWNKVIEQLGTPSQEFLMKLNQSVRTYVENRPRYAGYSFEKLFPDVLFPPDSEHSKLKASQARDLLSKMLVIDASKRISVEEALQHPYINVWYDPAEVEAPPPLISDQKLEEREHTVEEWKELIYKEVLDWEERTKSNVIRGQPTPLGAAVINGSQPSSSSSSSANDVSSMSTDATLASDTDNSLEASAGALGCCR, encoded by the exons ATGAATCGAAATAAGCGAGAAAAGGAGTTCTACAGTTTGGACGTCGGTGACTCAACTTTTACCGTCTTGAAACGCTATCAGAACTTAAGGCCCATTGGCTCAGGGGCACAAGGAATTGTTTG CTCAGCGTACGACCACAACCTCGAGCGAAACGTGGCGATTAAAAAGCTCAGCCGTCCGTTCCAGAATCAGACCCATGCCAAGAGAGCGTACCGAGAGCTCGTGCTCATGAAGTGCGTCAACCACAAAAAC ATAATTGGCTTATTGAATGTATTCACACCACAGAAAACCCTTGAGGAATTCCAAGATGT GTACCTCGTGATGGAGTTGATGGATGCCAACCTCTGCCAGGTGATCCAGATGGAACTGGACCACGAGCGGTTGTCCTATCTGCTGTACCAGATGCTTTGTGGGATCAAGCATCTTCACTCAGCTGGGATCATCCACAGG GATCTGAAGCCCAGTAACATTGTGGTGAAGTCCGACTGCACCCTGAAGATCCTGGACTTTGGCTTGGCGAGGACAGCGGCCACAGGGCTTCTCATGACCCCCTACGTGGTGACGCGCTACTACCGTGCCCCCGAGGTCATCCTCGGGATGGGTTACCAAGCCAACG TTGATGTCTGGTCTGTTGGCTGCATCATGGCAGAAATGGTCAGAGGTAGCGTGTTGTTTCCGGGCACCGATC ACATTGACCAGTGGAACAAGGTGATTGAGCAGCTGGGCACTCCGTCTCAGGAATTCCTCATGAAGCTCAACCAGTCGGTGCGAACCTATGTGGAGAACAGGCCACGTTACGCGGGCTACAGCTTCGAGAAGCTCTTCCCGGACGTGCTGTTTCCCCCAGACTCGGAGCACAGTAAGCTAAAAG CAAGCCAAGCTAGGGACCTCTTGTCCAAAATGCTGGTCATTGATGCATCCAAGCGGATATCTGTAGAGGAGGCCCTCCAGCACCCTTACATCAATGTGTGGTATGACCCGGCTGAGGTGGAAGCG CCCCCGCCACTCATTAGCGACCAGAAGCTGGAAGAGAGGGAGCACACGGTGGAGGAGTGGAAAG AGCTCATATACAAGGAGGTCCTGGACTGGGAGGAGAGGACCAAGAGCAATGTGATCCGAGGACAGCCGACGCCGTTAG GTGCCGCAGTGATCAATGGCTCCCAgccctcatcatcatcatcctcgtCCGCCAATGATGTGTCCTCCATGTCCACCGATGCCACTCTTGCTTCTGACACGGACAACAGCCTGGAGGCCTCAGCTGGAGCCCTGGGCTGCTGCAGATGA
- the mapk8b gene encoding mitogen-activated protein kinase 8 isoform X3: MNRNKREKEFYSLDVGDSTFTVLKRYQNLRPIGSGAQGIVCSAYDHNLERNVAIKKLSRPFQNQTHAKRAYRELVLMKCVNHKNIIGLLNVFTPQKTLEEFQDVYLVMELMDANLCQVIQMELDHERLSYLLYQMLCGIKHLHSAGIIHRDLKPSNIVVKSDCTLKILDFGLARTAATGLLMTPYVVTRYYRAPEVILGMGYQANVDVWSVGCIMAEMVRGSVLFPGTDHIDQWNKVIEQLGTPSQEFLMKLNQSVRTYVENRPRYAGYSFEKLFPDVLFPPDSEHSKLKASQARDLLSKMLVIDASKRISVEEALQHPYINVWYDPAEVEAPPPLISDQKLEEREHTVEEWKELIYKEVLDWEERTKSNVIRGQPTPLAQVPQ; this comes from the exons ATGAATCGAAATAAGCGAGAAAAGGAGTTCTACAGTTTGGACGTCGGTGACTCAACTTTTACCGTCTTGAAACGCTATCAGAACTTAAGGCCCATTGGCTCAGGGGCACAAGGAATTGTTTG CTCAGCGTACGACCACAACCTCGAGCGAAACGTGGCGATTAAAAAGCTCAGCCGTCCGTTCCAGAATCAGACCCATGCCAAGAGAGCGTACCGAGAGCTCGTGCTCATGAAGTGCGTCAACCACAAAAAC ATAATTGGCTTATTGAATGTATTCACACCACAGAAAACCCTTGAGGAATTCCAAGATGT GTACCTCGTGATGGAGTTGATGGATGCCAACCTCTGCCAGGTGATCCAGATGGAACTGGACCACGAGCGGTTGTCCTATCTGCTGTACCAGATGCTTTGTGGGATCAAGCATCTTCACTCAGCTGGGATCATCCACAGG GATCTGAAGCCCAGTAACATTGTGGTGAAGTCCGACTGCACCCTGAAGATCCTGGACTTTGGCTTGGCGAGGACAGCGGCCACAGGGCTTCTCATGACCCCCTACGTGGTGACGCGCTACTACCGTGCCCCCGAGGTCATCCTCGGGATGGGTTACCAAGCCAACG TTGATGTCTGGTCTGTTGGCTGCATCATGGCAGAAATGGTCAGAGGTAGCGTGTTGTTTCCGGGCACCGATC ACATTGACCAGTGGAACAAGGTGATTGAGCAGCTGGGCACTCCGTCTCAGGAATTCCTCATGAAGCTCAACCAGTCGGTGCGAACCTATGTGGAGAACAGGCCACGTTACGCGGGCTACAGCTTCGAGAAGCTCTTCCCGGACGTGCTGTTTCCCCCAGACTCGGAGCACAGTAAGCTAAAAG CAAGCCAAGCTAGGGACCTCTTGTCCAAAATGCTGGTCATTGATGCATCCAAGCGGATATCTGTAGAGGAGGCCCTCCAGCACCCTTACATCAATGTGTGGTATGACCCGGCTGAGGTGGAAGCG CCCCCGCCACTCATTAGCGACCAGAAGCTGGAAGAGAGGGAGCACACGGTGGAGGAGTGGAAAG AGCTCATATACAAGGAGGTCCTGGACTGGGAGGAGAGGACCAAGAGCAATGTGATCCGAGGACAGCCGACGCCGTTAG CACAGGTGCCGCAGTGA
- the mapk8b gene encoding mitogen-activated protein kinase 8 isoform X4 yields MNRNKREKEFYSLDVGDSTFTVLKRYQNLRPIGSGAQGIVCSAYDHNLERNVAIKKLSRPFQNQTHAKRAYRELVLMKCVNHKNIIGLLNVFTPQKTLEEFQDVYLVMELMDANLCQVIQMELDHERLSYLLYQMLCGIKHLHSAGIIHRDLKPSNIVVKSDCTLKILDFGLARTAATGLLMTPYVVTRYYRAPEVILGMGYQANVDVWSVGCIMAEMVRGSVLFPGTDRILNLYSIVFVCLRVSGLLTSPSMSFIKSESALADSVIRFRGNTEKSNITEGNGNRLLLMWYTLWSTPICIRISR; encoded by the exons ATGAATCGAAATAAGCGAGAAAAGGAGTTCTACAGTTTGGACGTCGGTGACTCAACTTTTACCGTCTTGAAACGCTATCAGAACTTAAGGCCCATTGGCTCAGGGGCACAAGGAATTGTTTG CTCAGCGTACGACCACAACCTCGAGCGAAACGTGGCGATTAAAAAGCTCAGCCGTCCGTTCCAGAATCAGACCCATGCCAAGAGAGCGTACCGAGAGCTCGTGCTCATGAAGTGCGTCAACCACAAAAAC ATAATTGGCTTATTGAATGTATTCACACCACAGAAAACCCTTGAGGAATTCCAAGATGT GTACCTCGTGATGGAGTTGATGGATGCCAACCTCTGCCAGGTGATCCAGATGGAACTGGACCACGAGCGGTTGTCCTATCTGCTGTACCAGATGCTTTGTGGGATCAAGCATCTTCACTCAGCTGGGATCATCCACAGG GATCTGAAGCCCAGTAACATTGTGGTGAAGTCCGACTGCACCCTGAAGATCCTGGACTTTGGCTTGGCGAGGACAGCGGCCACAGGGCTTCTCATGACCCCCTACGTGGTGACGCGCTACTACCGTGCCCCCGAGGTCATCCTCGGGATGGGTTACCAAGCCAACG TTGATGTCTGGTCTGTTGGCTGCATCATGGCAGAAATGGTCAGAGGTAGCGTGTTGTTTCCGGGCACCGATCGTATCCTTAACTTGTACTccatagtgtttgtgtgtttgcgtgtgtctGGCCTCCTCACCTCCCCATCAATGTCCTTTATCAAATCTGAATCTGCACTAGCCGATTCTGTAATTCGCTTCCGGGGCAATACAGAAAAGAGTAACATAACAGAGGGTAATGGTAATAGACTTCTGCTGATGTGGTATACCTTATGGAGTACACCGATCTGTATCAGGATCAGTAGGTAG